The following coding sequences lie in one Aythya fuligula isolate bAytFul2 chromosome 17, bAytFul2.pri, whole genome shotgun sequence genomic window:
- the AP1B1 gene encoding AP-1 complex subunit beta-1 isoform X1 gives MTDSKYFTTTKKGEIFELKAELNSDKKEKKKEAVKKVIASMTVGKDVSALFPDVVNCMQTDNLELKKLVYLYLMNYAKSQPDMAIMAVNTFVKDCEDPNPLIRALAVRTMGCIRVDKITEYLCEPLRKCLKDEDPYVRKTAAVCVAKLHDINAQLVEDQGFLDTLKDLISDSNPMVVANAVAALSEIAESHPSSNLLDLNPQSINKLLTALNECTEWGQIFILDCLANYMPKDDREAQSICERVTPRLSHANSAVVLSAVKVLMKFMEMLSKDLDYYGTLLKKLAPPLVTLLSAEPELQYVALRNINLIVQKRPEILKHEMKVFFVKYNDPIYVKLEKLDIMIRLASQANIAQVLAELKEYATEVDVDFVRKAVRAIGRCAIKVEQSAERCVSTLLDLIQTKVNYVVQEAIVVIKDIFRKYPNKYESVIATLCENLDSLDEPEARAAMIWIVGEYAERIDNADELLESFLEGFHDESTQVQLQLLTAIVKLFLKKPTETQELVQQVLSLATQDSDNPDLRDRGYIYWRLLSTDPVAAKEVVLAEKPLISEETDLIEPTLLDELICYIGTLASVYHKPPSAFVEGSRGVVHKSLPPRTGSSESAESPEAAPSAGQAAEQPAVIPAQGDLLGDLLNLDLGPPVSGPPLAASSVQMGAVDLLGGGLDSLMGDESEGLRSDVGGSPAMGGGGGFAAPGPAVPAGMGAPLGSGLGDLFDLTGGVGTLSGSYVAPKSVWLPAMKAKGLEISGTFSRQVGSISMDLVLTNKALQVMSDFAIQFNRNSFGLAPAAPLQVHAPLAPNQSVEISLPLNTVGSVMKMDPLNNLQVAVKNNIDVFYFSTLYPLHILFVEDGKMERQMFLATWKDIPNENEAQFQLKDCSLSADAVSSKLQGSNIFTIAKRNVEGQDMLYQSLKLTNGIWVLAELRIQPSNPTLTLSLKCRAPEVSQHVFQAYDTILKN, from the exons ATGACGGACTCCAAGTACTTCACCACCACCAAGAAAG GGGAGATCTTCGAGCTGAAGGCCGAGCTCAACAGCgacaagaaggagaagaagaaggaggccGTGAAGAAGGTGATCGCCTCCATGACCGTCGGCAAGGACGTCAG CGCGCTGTTCCCGGACGTGGTCAACTGCATGCAGACGGACAACCTGGAGCTGAAGAAGCTGGTCTACCTCTACCTGATGAACTACGCCAAGAGCCAGCCCGACATGGCCATCATGGCCGTCAACACCTTCGTCAAG GACTGTGAGGACCCGAACCCGCTGATCCGGGCGCTGGCCGTGCGCACCATGGGCTGCATCCGCGTGGACAAGATCACGGAGTACCTCTGCGAGCCCCTGCGCAAGTGCCTGAAGGACGAGGACCCCTACGTGCGCAAGACGGCGGCCGTCTGCGTGGCCAAGCTCCACGACATCAACGCCCAGCTGGTGGAGGACCAGGGCTTCCTGGACACCCTCAAGGACCTCATCTCGGACTCCAACCCCATG gtgGTGGCCAACGCGGTGGCGGCGCTGTCGGAGATCGCAGAGTCGCACCCGAGCAGCAACCTGCTGGACCTCAACCCCCAGTCCATCAACAAGCTGCTCACCGCCCTGAACGAGTGCACCGAGTGGGGCCAGATCTTCATCCTGGACTGCCTGGCCAACTACATGCCCAAGGACGACCGggaggcacagag cATCTGCGAGCGGGTGACGCCCCGGCTGTCCCACGCCAACTCGGCGGTGGTGCTCTCGGCGGTGAAGGTGCTGATGAAGTTCATGGAGATGCTCTCCAAGGACCTGGACTACTACGGCACGCTGCTGAAGAAGCTGGCCCCGCCGCTGGTCACCCTGCTCTCCGCGGAGCCCGAGCTGCAGTATGTGGCTCTCCGCAACATCAACCTCATCGTGCAGAAGAG GCCCGAAATCCTGAAGCACGAGATGAAGGTGTTCTTCGTCAAGTACAACGACCCCATCTACGTCAAGCTGGAGAAGCTGGACATCATGATCCGCCTGGCTTCCCAGGCCAACATCGCGCAG GTGCTGGCGGAGCTGAAGGAGTACGCCACGGAGGTGGACGTGGATTTCGTCAGGAAGGCGGTGCGAGCCATCGGCCGCTGCGCCATCAAGGTGGAG cAATCGGCGGAGCGCTGCGTCAGCACCCTGCTGGACCTCATCCAGACCAAGGTCAACTACGTGGTGCAGGAGGCCATCGTCGTCATCAAGGACATCTTCCGCAAGTACCCCAACAA GTACGAGAGCGTCATCGCTACCCTGTGCGAGAACCTCGACTCCCTGGACGAGCCCGAGGCGCGGGCTGCCATGATCTGGATCGTGGGCGAGTACGCCGAGCGCATCGACAACGCCGACGAGCTGCTGGAGAGCTTCCTGGAGGGCTTCCACGACGAGAGCACCCAG gtccagctgcagctgctgacgGCCATCGTCAAGCTGTTCCTGAAGAAACCCACCGAGACCCAGGAGCTGGTGCAGCAAGTCCTGAGCTTGGCCACGCAG GACTCCGACAACCCCGACCTGCGGGACCGCGGCTACATCTACTGGCGCCTGCTCTCCACCGACCCCGTGGCCGCCAAGGAGGTGGTGCTGGCCGAGAAGCCCCTCATCTCCGAGGAGACCGACCTGATCGAGCCCACGCTGCTGGACGAGCTCATCTGCTACATCGGCACGCTCGCCTCCGTCTACCACAAGCCGCCCAGCGCCTTCGTGGAGGGGAGCCGAGGGGTGGTGCACAAGAGCTTGCCCCCGCGAACGGGCTC GAGCGAGAGCGCCGAGAGCCCCGAGGCAGCCCCCTCGGCCGGGCAGGCGGCGGAGCAGCCGGCCGTCATCCCCGCGCAGGGAGACCTGCTGGGAGATCTGCTCAACCTGGACCTGGGCCCCCCGGTCAGCGGGCCCCCCCTCGCCGCCTCCTCCGTGCAGATGGGTGCCGTGGACCTCCTGGGAGGGGGCCTGGACAGCCTG ATGGGGGACGAGTCGGAAGGG CTGCGCAGCGATGTGGGAGGCAGCCCCGCT ATGGGTGGTGGCGGTGGCTTCGctgcgcccggccccgcggtgCCGGCCGGCATGGGAGCGCCCCTCGGCAGCGGCCTCGGGGACCTCTTCGACCTCACCGGGGGCGTGGGGACCCTGTCGGGCTCCTACGTGGCTCCCAAATCG GTGTGGCTCCCTGCCATGAAAGCCAAGGGGCTGGAGATCTCCGGCACCTTCAGCCGCCAGGTGGGCTCCATCTCCATGGACCTGGTGCTGACCAACAAAGCCCTGCAGGTCATGTCCGACTTCGCCATCCAGTTCAACCGCAACAG tTTCGGCCtggccccggccgcccccctgCAGGTCCACGCGCCGCTGGCCCCCAACCAGTCGGTGGAGATCTCGCTGCCCCTCAACACGGTGGGCTCCGTCATGAAGATGGATCCCCTCAACAACCTGCAG gTGGCGGTGAAGAACAACATCGACGTCTTCTACTTCAGCACCCTCTACCCTCTGCACATCCTCTTCGTGGAGGACGGGAAGATGG AGCGGCAGATGTTCCTGGCCACCTGGAAGGACATCCCCAACGAGAACGAAGCCCAGTTCCAGCTCAAGGACTGCTCCCTCAGCGCAG ACGCCGTCAGCAGCAAGCTGCAAGGCAGCAACATCTTCACCATCGCCAAGAGGAACGTGGAGGGGCAGGACATGCTCTACCAGTCCCTGAAGCTCACCAACGGCATCTGGGTGCTGGCCGAGCTCCGCATCCAGCCCAGCAACCCCACCCTCACG ctctccctgaAATGCCGGGCACCTGAGGTCTCCCAGCACGTGTTCCAGGCCTACGACACCATCCTGAAGAATTGa
- the AP1B1 gene encoding AP-1 complex subunit beta-1 isoform X3 yields the protein MTDSKYFTTTKKGEIFELKAELNSDKKEKKKEAVKKVIASMTVGKDVSALFPDVVNCMQTDNLELKKLVYLYLMNYAKSQPDMAIMAVNTFVKDCEDPNPLIRALAVRTMGCIRVDKITEYLCEPLRKCLKDEDPYVRKTAAVCVAKLHDINAQLVEDQGFLDTLKDLISDSNPMVVANAVAALSEIAESHPSSNLLDLNPQSINKLLTALNECTEWGQIFILDCLANYMPKDDREAQSICERVTPRLSHANSAVVLSAVKVLMKFMEMLSKDLDYYGTLLKKLAPPLVTLLSAEPELQYVALRNINLIVQKRPEILKHEMKVFFVKYNDPIYVKLEKLDIMIRLASQANIAQVLAELKEYATEVDVDFVRKAVRAIGRCAIKVEQSAERCVSTLLDLIQTKVNYVVQEAIVVIKDIFRKYPNKYESVIATLCENLDSLDEPEARAAMIWIVGEYAERIDNADELLESFLEGFHDESTQVQLQLLTAIVKLFLKKPTETQELVQQVLSLATQDSDNPDLRDRGYIYWRLLSTDPVAAKEVVLAEKPLISEETDLIEPTLLDELICYIGTLASVYHKPPSAFVEGSRGVVHKSLPPRTGSSESAESPEAAPSAGQAAEQPAVIPAQGDLLGDLLNLDLGPPVSGPPLAASSVQMGAVDLLGGGLDSLMGGGGGFAAPGPAVPAGMGAPLGSGLGDLFDLTGGVGTLSGSYVAPKSVWLPAMKAKGLEISGTFSRQVGSISMDLVLTNKALQVMSDFAIQFNRNSFGLAPAAPLQVHAPLAPNQSVEISLPLNTVGSVMKMDPLNNLQVAVKNNIDVFYFSTLYPLHILFVEDGKMERQMFLATWKDIPNENEAQFQLKDCSLSADAVSSKLQGSNIFTIAKRNVEGQDMLYQSLKLTNGIWVLAELRIQPSNPTLTLSLKCRAPEVSQHVFQAYDTILKN from the exons ATGACGGACTCCAAGTACTTCACCACCACCAAGAAAG GGGAGATCTTCGAGCTGAAGGCCGAGCTCAACAGCgacaagaaggagaagaagaaggaggccGTGAAGAAGGTGATCGCCTCCATGACCGTCGGCAAGGACGTCAG CGCGCTGTTCCCGGACGTGGTCAACTGCATGCAGACGGACAACCTGGAGCTGAAGAAGCTGGTCTACCTCTACCTGATGAACTACGCCAAGAGCCAGCCCGACATGGCCATCATGGCCGTCAACACCTTCGTCAAG GACTGTGAGGACCCGAACCCGCTGATCCGGGCGCTGGCCGTGCGCACCATGGGCTGCATCCGCGTGGACAAGATCACGGAGTACCTCTGCGAGCCCCTGCGCAAGTGCCTGAAGGACGAGGACCCCTACGTGCGCAAGACGGCGGCCGTCTGCGTGGCCAAGCTCCACGACATCAACGCCCAGCTGGTGGAGGACCAGGGCTTCCTGGACACCCTCAAGGACCTCATCTCGGACTCCAACCCCATG gtgGTGGCCAACGCGGTGGCGGCGCTGTCGGAGATCGCAGAGTCGCACCCGAGCAGCAACCTGCTGGACCTCAACCCCCAGTCCATCAACAAGCTGCTCACCGCCCTGAACGAGTGCACCGAGTGGGGCCAGATCTTCATCCTGGACTGCCTGGCCAACTACATGCCCAAGGACGACCGggaggcacagag cATCTGCGAGCGGGTGACGCCCCGGCTGTCCCACGCCAACTCGGCGGTGGTGCTCTCGGCGGTGAAGGTGCTGATGAAGTTCATGGAGATGCTCTCCAAGGACCTGGACTACTACGGCACGCTGCTGAAGAAGCTGGCCCCGCCGCTGGTCACCCTGCTCTCCGCGGAGCCCGAGCTGCAGTATGTGGCTCTCCGCAACATCAACCTCATCGTGCAGAAGAG GCCCGAAATCCTGAAGCACGAGATGAAGGTGTTCTTCGTCAAGTACAACGACCCCATCTACGTCAAGCTGGAGAAGCTGGACATCATGATCCGCCTGGCTTCCCAGGCCAACATCGCGCAG GTGCTGGCGGAGCTGAAGGAGTACGCCACGGAGGTGGACGTGGATTTCGTCAGGAAGGCGGTGCGAGCCATCGGCCGCTGCGCCATCAAGGTGGAG cAATCGGCGGAGCGCTGCGTCAGCACCCTGCTGGACCTCATCCAGACCAAGGTCAACTACGTGGTGCAGGAGGCCATCGTCGTCATCAAGGACATCTTCCGCAAGTACCCCAACAA GTACGAGAGCGTCATCGCTACCCTGTGCGAGAACCTCGACTCCCTGGACGAGCCCGAGGCGCGGGCTGCCATGATCTGGATCGTGGGCGAGTACGCCGAGCGCATCGACAACGCCGACGAGCTGCTGGAGAGCTTCCTGGAGGGCTTCCACGACGAGAGCACCCAG gtccagctgcagctgctgacgGCCATCGTCAAGCTGTTCCTGAAGAAACCCACCGAGACCCAGGAGCTGGTGCAGCAAGTCCTGAGCTTGGCCACGCAG GACTCCGACAACCCCGACCTGCGGGACCGCGGCTACATCTACTGGCGCCTGCTCTCCACCGACCCCGTGGCCGCCAAGGAGGTGGTGCTGGCCGAGAAGCCCCTCATCTCCGAGGAGACCGACCTGATCGAGCCCACGCTGCTGGACGAGCTCATCTGCTACATCGGCACGCTCGCCTCCGTCTACCACAAGCCGCCCAGCGCCTTCGTGGAGGGGAGCCGAGGGGTGGTGCACAAGAGCTTGCCCCCGCGAACGGGCTC GAGCGAGAGCGCCGAGAGCCCCGAGGCAGCCCCCTCGGCCGGGCAGGCGGCGGAGCAGCCGGCCGTCATCCCCGCGCAGGGAGACCTGCTGGGAGATCTGCTCAACCTGGACCTGGGCCCCCCGGTCAGCGGGCCCCCCCTCGCCGCCTCCTCCGTGCAGATGGGTGCCGTGGACCTCCTGGGAGGGGGCCTGGACAGCCTG ATGGGTGGTGGCGGTGGCTTCGctgcgcccggccccgcggtgCCGGCCGGCATGGGAGCGCCCCTCGGCAGCGGCCTCGGGGACCTCTTCGACCTCACCGGGGGCGTGGGGACCCTGTCGGGCTCCTACGTGGCTCCCAAATCG GTGTGGCTCCCTGCCATGAAAGCCAAGGGGCTGGAGATCTCCGGCACCTTCAGCCGCCAGGTGGGCTCCATCTCCATGGACCTGGTGCTGACCAACAAAGCCCTGCAGGTCATGTCCGACTTCGCCATCCAGTTCAACCGCAACAG tTTCGGCCtggccccggccgcccccctgCAGGTCCACGCGCCGCTGGCCCCCAACCAGTCGGTGGAGATCTCGCTGCCCCTCAACACGGTGGGCTCCGTCATGAAGATGGATCCCCTCAACAACCTGCAG gTGGCGGTGAAGAACAACATCGACGTCTTCTACTTCAGCACCCTCTACCCTCTGCACATCCTCTTCGTGGAGGACGGGAAGATGG AGCGGCAGATGTTCCTGGCCACCTGGAAGGACATCCCCAACGAGAACGAAGCCCAGTTCCAGCTCAAGGACTGCTCCCTCAGCGCAG ACGCCGTCAGCAGCAAGCTGCAAGGCAGCAACATCTTCACCATCGCCAAGAGGAACGTGGAGGGGCAGGACATGCTCTACCAGTCCCTGAAGCTCACCAACGGCATCTGGGTGCTGGCCGAGCTCCGCATCCAGCCCAGCAACCCCACCCTCACG ctctccctgaAATGCCGGGCACCTGAGGTCTCCCAGCACGTGTTCCAGGCCTACGACACCATCCTGAAGAATTGa
- the AP1B1 gene encoding AP-1 complex subunit beta-1 isoform X2, with translation MTDSKYFTTTKKGEIFELKAELNSDKKEKKKEAVKKVIASMTVGKDVSALFPDVVNCMQTDNLELKKLVYLYLMNYAKSQPDMAIMAVNTFVKDCEDPNPLIRALAVRTMGCIRVDKITEYLCEPLRKCLKDEDPYVRKTAAVCVAKLHDINAQLVEDQGFLDTLKDLISDSNPMVVANAVAALSEIAESHPSSNLLDLNPQSINKLLTALNECTEWGQIFILDCLANYMPKDDREAQSICERVTPRLSHANSAVVLSAVKVLMKFMEMLSKDLDYYGTLLKKLAPPLVTLLSAEPELQYVALRNINLIVQKRPEILKHEMKVFFVKYNDPIYVKLEKLDIMIRLASQANIAQVLAELKEYATEVDVDFVRKAVRAIGRCAIKVEQSAERCVSTLLDLIQTKVNYVVQEAIVVIKDIFRKYPNKYESVIATLCENLDSLDEPEARAAMIWIVGEYAERIDNADELLESFLEGFHDESTQVQLQLLTAIVKLFLKKPTETQELVQQVLSLATQDSDNPDLRDRGYIYWRLLSTDPVAAKEVVLAEKPLISEETDLIEPTLLDELICYIGTLASVYHKPPSAFVEGSRGVVHKSLPPRTGSSESAESPEAAPSAGQAAEQPAVIPAQGDLLGDLLNLDLGPPVSGPPLAASSVQMGAVDLLGGGLDSLLRSDVGGSPAMGGGGGFAAPGPAVPAGMGAPLGSGLGDLFDLTGGVGTLSGSYVAPKSVWLPAMKAKGLEISGTFSRQVGSISMDLVLTNKALQVMSDFAIQFNRNSFGLAPAAPLQVHAPLAPNQSVEISLPLNTVGSVMKMDPLNNLQVAVKNNIDVFYFSTLYPLHILFVEDGKMERQMFLATWKDIPNENEAQFQLKDCSLSADAVSSKLQGSNIFTIAKRNVEGQDMLYQSLKLTNGIWVLAELRIQPSNPTLTLSLKCRAPEVSQHVFQAYDTILKN, from the exons ATGACGGACTCCAAGTACTTCACCACCACCAAGAAAG GGGAGATCTTCGAGCTGAAGGCCGAGCTCAACAGCgacaagaaggagaagaagaaggaggccGTGAAGAAGGTGATCGCCTCCATGACCGTCGGCAAGGACGTCAG CGCGCTGTTCCCGGACGTGGTCAACTGCATGCAGACGGACAACCTGGAGCTGAAGAAGCTGGTCTACCTCTACCTGATGAACTACGCCAAGAGCCAGCCCGACATGGCCATCATGGCCGTCAACACCTTCGTCAAG GACTGTGAGGACCCGAACCCGCTGATCCGGGCGCTGGCCGTGCGCACCATGGGCTGCATCCGCGTGGACAAGATCACGGAGTACCTCTGCGAGCCCCTGCGCAAGTGCCTGAAGGACGAGGACCCCTACGTGCGCAAGACGGCGGCCGTCTGCGTGGCCAAGCTCCACGACATCAACGCCCAGCTGGTGGAGGACCAGGGCTTCCTGGACACCCTCAAGGACCTCATCTCGGACTCCAACCCCATG gtgGTGGCCAACGCGGTGGCGGCGCTGTCGGAGATCGCAGAGTCGCACCCGAGCAGCAACCTGCTGGACCTCAACCCCCAGTCCATCAACAAGCTGCTCACCGCCCTGAACGAGTGCACCGAGTGGGGCCAGATCTTCATCCTGGACTGCCTGGCCAACTACATGCCCAAGGACGACCGggaggcacagag cATCTGCGAGCGGGTGACGCCCCGGCTGTCCCACGCCAACTCGGCGGTGGTGCTCTCGGCGGTGAAGGTGCTGATGAAGTTCATGGAGATGCTCTCCAAGGACCTGGACTACTACGGCACGCTGCTGAAGAAGCTGGCCCCGCCGCTGGTCACCCTGCTCTCCGCGGAGCCCGAGCTGCAGTATGTGGCTCTCCGCAACATCAACCTCATCGTGCAGAAGAG GCCCGAAATCCTGAAGCACGAGATGAAGGTGTTCTTCGTCAAGTACAACGACCCCATCTACGTCAAGCTGGAGAAGCTGGACATCATGATCCGCCTGGCTTCCCAGGCCAACATCGCGCAG GTGCTGGCGGAGCTGAAGGAGTACGCCACGGAGGTGGACGTGGATTTCGTCAGGAAGGCGGTGCGAGCCATCGGCCGCTGCGCCATCAAGGTGGAG cAATCGGCGGAGCGCTGCGTCAGCACCCTGCTGGACCTCATCCAGACCAAGGTCAACTACGTGGTGCAGGAGGCCATCGTCGTCATCAAGGACATCTTCCGCAAGTACCCCAACAA GTACGAGAGCGTCATCGCTACCCTGTGCGAGAACCTCGACTCCCTGGACGAGCCCGAGGCGCGGGCTGCCATGATCTGGATCGTGGGCGAGTACGCCGAGCGCATCGACAACGCCGACGAGCTGCTGGAGAGCTTCCTGGAGGGCTTCCACGACGAGAGCACCCAG gtccagctgcagctgctgacgGCCATCGTCAAGCTGTTCCTGAAGAAACCCACCGAGACCCAGGAGCTGGTGCAGCAAGTCCTGAGCTTGGCCACGCAG GACTCCGACAACCCCGACCTGCGGGACCGCGGCTACATCTACTGGCGCCTGCTCTCCACCGACCCCGTGGCCGCCAAGGAGGTGGTGCTGGCCGAGAAGCCCCTCATCTCCGAGGAGACCGACCTGATCGAGCCCACGCTGCTGGACGAGCTCATCTGCTACATCGGCACGCTCGCCTCCGTCTACCACAAGCCGCCCAGCGCCTTCGTGGAGGGGAGCCGAGGGGTGGTGCACAAGAGCTTGCCCCCGCGAACGGGCTC GAGCGAGAGCGCCGAGAGCCCCGAGGCAGCCCCCTCGGCCGGGCAGGCGGCGGAGCAGCCGGCCGTCATCCCCGCGCAGGGAGACCTGCTGGGAGATCTGCTCAACCTGGACCTGGGCCCCCCGGTCAGCGGGCCCCCCCTCGCCGCCTCCTCCGTGCAGATGGGTGCCGTGGACCTCCTGGGAGGGGGCCTGGACAGCCTG CTGCGCAGCGATGTGGGAGGCAGCCCCGCT ATGGGTGGTGGCGGTGGCTTCGctgcgcccggccccgcggtgCCGGCCGGCATGGGAGCGCCCCTCGGCAGCGGCCTCGGGGACCTCTTCGACCTCACCGGGGGCGTGGGGACCCTGTCGGGCTCCTACGTGGCTCCCAAATCG GTGTGGCTCCCTGCCATGAAAGCCAAGGGGCTGGAGATCTCCGGCACCTTCAGCCGCCAGGTGGGCTCCATCTCCATGGACCTGGTGCTGACCAACAAAGCCCTGCAGGTCATGTCCGACTTCGCCATCCAGTTCAACCGCAACAG tTTCGGCCtggccccggccgcccccctgCAGGTCCACGCGCCGCTGGCCCCCAACCAGTCGGTGGAGATCTCGCTGCCCCTCAACACGGTGGGCTCCGTCATGAAGATGGATCCCCTCAACAACCTGCAG gTGGCGGTGAAGAACAACATCGACGTCTTCTACTTCAGCACCCTCTACCCTCTGCACATCCTCTTCGTGGAGGACGGGAAGATGG AGCGGCAGATGTTCCTGGCCACCTGGAAGGACATCCCCAACGAGAACGAAGCCCAGTTCCAGCTCAAGGACTGCTCCCTCAGCGCAG ACGCCGTCAGCAGCAAGCTGCAAGGCAGCAACATCTTCACCATCGCCAAGAGGAACGTGGAGGGGCAGGACATGCTCTACCAGTCCCTGAAGCTCACCAACGGCATCTGGGTGCTGGCCGAGCTCCGCATCCAGCCCAGCAACCCCACCCTCACG ctctccctgaAATGCCGGGCACCTGAGGTCTCCCAGCACGTGTTCCAGGCCTACGACACCATCCTGAAGAATTGa
- the GAS2L1 gene encoding GAS2-like protein 1 produces the protein MADQSNIQSAASKSIRPFRSSEEYLEAMKEDLAEWFNTLYELDVQPDTFLESLETGCALCQHANNVTRSAGDFQRRHPAAAARMRVPRREVVFQARNVAPGSFVARDNVSNFIQWCRQDLGIQDVLMFETNDLVLKKNEKNFVLCLLEVARRGAKFGMLAPMLIQMEEEIEEEMRDPTAQGALGAHREGRAPRNRALGSAGGGQRLALCDLRNLDELVREILGCCTCPSQFPMVKVSEGKYKVGDSNALIFVRVLRSHVMVRVGGGWDTLEHYLDKHDPCRCASLSHRLPPARPPAFSPQKAAASPSTPRRAEPACPGDRDHNRDRDRDRDRDRDRDRRVPVPGGCPPPSGIPKPSAGAVLPPRGPAHGSASPSRSPGGALRPRDPAPARSRRPSGDSDSSSVSSVSSAGPPRPHRPAAPTTPSPRRQPPGRSRSGDRSPLPLRKPPGGLGDERGRPRVPNGPGSGPPRARSQGRPVATEPVLLIRRGRDGQHSWARTPTKTPQTPRRCSLPGNGDRDGDRDGNGDGDAFQEELEELVRRLRAPLRLEPGQEQQLLGRLEEEFLANTRLMELQDPPPARGTPEAGGGAAADSAYCSSSSSSSSLNVFSKHGGAGPPLTAAPQAQEGGGGGGGHGRPSSSSDESSLVPASGAESDPEWVPGEEEEDEDEDEGTGDKGMPAGVPYPVPPALRPRAKPRLDTQPGKKPSRIPTPRPPGAPQPWRALQSVLSSLLEPPWAPRDTEGLEEDAWP, from the exons ATGGCCGACCAGAGCAACATCCAGTCGGCCGCCTCCAAGAGCATCCGGCCGTTCCGCTCCAGCGAGGAGTACCTGGAGGCCATGAAGGAGGACCTGGCCGAGTGGTTCAACACCCTGTACGAGCTGGACGTGCAGCCCGACACCTTCCTGGAGAGCCTGGAGACGGGCTGCGCCCTCTGCCAGCACGCCAACAACGTCACCCGCAGCGCCGGCGACTTCCAGCGCCGGCacccggccgccgccgcccgcatGCGGGTCCCCCGGCGCGAGGTGGTCTTCCAGGCCCGCAACGTGGCCCCCGGCTCCTTCGTGGCCCGCGACAACGTCTCCAACTTCATCCAGTGGTGCCGCCAGGACCTGGGCATCCAGGACGTGCTGATGTTCGAGACCAACGACCTGGTGCTGAAGAAGAACGAGAAGAACTTTGtcctctgcctgctggaggtggcCAGGCGGGGCGCCAAGTTCGGCATGCTGGCCCCCATGCTGATCCAGATGGAGGAGGAGATCGAGGAGGAGATGCGGGACCCCACGGCGCAGGGCGCGCTGGGCGCGCACCGCGAGGGCCGGGCCCCGAGGAACAGGGCCCTGGGCTCGGCCGGCGGCGGGCAGCGCCTGGCCCTGTGCGACCTCAGGAACCTGGACGAGCTG GTGCGGGAGATCCTGGGCTGCTGCACGTGCCCGTCCCAGTTCCCCATGGTCAAAGTCTCCGAGGGTAAATACAAAGTGGGAGACTCCAACGCCCTCATCTTCGTGCGA GTGCTGAGGAGCCACGTGATGGTGCGTGTCGGGGGCGGCTGGGACACGCTGGAGCATTACCTGGACAAGCACGACCCGTGCCGCTGCGCCTCCCTCT CCCACCGCctgccccccgcccgccccccggcCTTCTCCCCACAGAAAGCAgccgccagccccagcaccccgcgCCGTGCCGAGCCCGCCTGCCCCGGGGACCGGGACCACAACCGGGAccgggacagggacagggacagggacagggaccgGGACCGGCGTGTCCCTGTtcccgggggctgcccccctcccAGCGGCATCCCGAAGCCGTCGGCCGGTGCCGTGCTGCCCCCGCGGGGCCCCGCGCACGGCTCCGCCAGCCCCTCTAGGAGCCCCGGTGGAGCCCTCAG gccccGCGACCCCGCTCccgcccgcagccgccgcccgTCGGGGGACAGCGACTCGTCCTCGGTGTCCTCGGTGTCCTCGGCGGGACCCCCGCGCCCCCACCGCCCCGCGGCCCCCACGACCCCCTCACCTCGCCGCCAGCCCCCCGGCCGCAGCCGCTCGGGCGaccgcagccccctgcccctccgcAAACCCCCGGGGGGGCTTGGGGACGAGCGGGGCCGCCCGCGTGTCCCCAACGGGCCGGGTTCGGGACCACCGCGTGCCCGGAGCCAAGGGCGCCCCGTGGCCACCGAGCCCGTGCTGCTGATCCGCCGAGGGCGCGACGGGCAGCACTCGTGGGCACGGACCCCCACCAAAACCCCCCAGACCCCCCGGCGCTGCTCCTTGCCCGGGAacggggacagggatggggatagggatggaaacggggacggggacgccttccaggaggagctggaggagctggtgaGGAGGCTGCGGGCCCCTCTGCGCTTGGAGCccgggcaggagcagcagcttttggggaggctggaggaggaaTTTTTGGCCAACACGCGGCTGATGGAGCtgcaggacccccccccggcacgGGGGACCCCCGaagcgggcggcggggcggccgccgACTCGGCTTattgctcttcctcctcctcctcctcctccctcaaCGTTTTCAGCAAGCACGGAGGGGCCGGGCCCCCCCTTACGGCAGCCCCCCAGGCGCaggagggcggcggcggcggcggggggcacgGGCGCCCCTCCAGCTCCTCGGACGAGAGCAGCTTGGTGCCGGCCTCCGGCGCTGAATCCGACCCCGAGTGGGTgccaggagaggaagaggaggatgaggacGAAGACGAAGGGACGGGGGACAAGGGGATGCCAGCGGGGGTCCCCTACCCCGTGCCCCCCGCCCTGCGCCCCCGTGCCAAGCCGCGGCTGGACACTCAGCCCGGTAAGAAGCCGTCCCGAATCCCCACGCCGcggccccccggtgccccccagccctggcgGGCCCTGCAGAGcgtcctctcctccctgctcgAGCCCCCCTGGGCCCCCCGGGACACcgaggggctggaggaggatgCCTGGCCCTGA